Proteins from a genomic interval of Pseudodesulfovibrio nedwellii:
- the galE gene encoding UDP-glucose 4-epimerase GalE, whose product MKKTLITGGAGYIGSHAAKALSSLGREVVVLDSLVAGHRDFLKWGEFEQGDLADSAFLKGVFSRHDIGEVLHFAAFIAVGESVEKPDMYYGNNVRNTLNLLDAMLEADVKRLVFSSTAAVYGEPVTDVIAEDHPLSPLSPYAWSKRMIEQMLADYDHAYGLKHVCLRYFNAAGADPDGEIGERHQPETHLIPLILHAALGLRDNITIFGTDYPTPDGTCLRDYIHVTDLANAHVKALEYLESGGASRAFNLGNGNGFSVREIIDVAQEVSGKDIPVTESERRPGDSPSLVSSAKAAHGVLGWNPQFGNVRDIVRTAWDWHQKDLA is encoded by the coding sequence ATGAAAAAGACACTTATCACCGGCGGTGCCGGATATATTGGTTCCCATGCGGCCAAAGCCTTGTCTTCTCTGGGACGTGAGGTCGTGGTTTTGGACTCTCTGGTGGCCGGCCACCGTGATTTTCTCAAATGGGGCGAATTTGAGCAGGGTGATCTGGCCGATTCTGCGTTTTTGAAAGGCGTTTTTTCCCGACATGATATTGGTGAAGTCCTCCATTTTGCCGCGTTTATTGCCGTGGGTGAATCCGTGGAGAAACCGGATATGTATTACGGAAACAATGTTCGTAATACATTGAATCTGTTGGATGCCATGCTGGAAGCCGATGTGAAGCGGTTGGTTTTTTCGTCTACGGCTGCAGTGTACGGAGAGCCGGTAACGGATGTTATTGCTGAAGATCATCCCCTTTCTCCGTTGTCTCCCTATGCATGGTCCAAGCGAATGATCGAGCAGATGTTGGCGGACTATGACCACGCTTATGGACTTAAGCATGTCTGTTTACGGTATTTTAATGCTGCCGGAGCAGACCCGGATGGTGAAATCGGCGAACGGCATCAGCCTGAAACTCACCTTATTCCGCTTATTTTGCATGCCGCACTTGGTTTGCGCGACAACATCACTATTTTCGGGACTGATTATCCCACCCCGGATGGTACCTGCCTGCGTGATTATATTCATGTTACCGATTTGGCGAATGCGCATGTGAAGGCGTTGGAGTATCTCGAGTCGGGCGGTGCATCACGTGCCTTTAATCTTGGCAACGGCAACGGTTTTTCGGTACGTGAAATTATCGACGTGGCGCAGGAAGTGTCGGGGAAAGATATCCCGGTAACGGAATCTGAACGTCGCCCTGGAGATTCCCCGTCTCTGGTCAGTTCGGCTAAGGCTGCACATGGTGTGCTGGGGTGGAATCCACAGTTCGGTAATGTACGAGACATTGTGCGGACCGCTTGGGATTGGCATCAGAAAGATCTTGCATAA